In Mycoplasmopsis fermentans PG18, one genomic interval encodes:
- a CDS encoding DUF4143 domain-containing protein, whose protein sequence is MQNIYKDDFGQYLDYEEMMKVERIYDMVGKFLGRENKKFVFNDLNLNLKSKRCIPSIDWLKHIGVINYCYQLKNIEKPIKTNFIENSFKIYHFDTGMLISQLDVESMNDLRINKNFNTYNGALYENAIANSLYKQDFKLFYWKNNKGIAKVDFVVETFNNVIPIEVKANKGDSSSLNKFLSEFRNKNVAFGIKLSRNNISFQNDIYTIPYFLAFKLKEFIKHIEKNL, encoded by the coding sequence TTACAAAATATTTATAAAGATGATTTTGGACAATATTTAGATTATGAAGAAATGATGAAAGTTGAAAGAATTTATGATATGGTTGGCAAATTCTTAGGACGTGAAAACAAGAAATTTGTTTTTAATGATCTTAATTTGAATTTAAAAAGCAAACGCTGTATACCTTCTATAGACTGATTAAAACATATTGGAGTTATTAATTACTGTTATCAATTAAAAAATATTGAAAAGCCAATTAAAACAAACTTTATTGAAAACTCATTTAAAATATATCACTTTGACACAGGTATGCTTATTTCACAATTAGATGTTGAAAGTATGAATGATTTAAGAATCAATAAAAACTTCAATACATATAATGGCGCCTTGTATGAAAATGCAATAGCTAATAGTTTATACAAACAGGACTTTAAATTATTTTATTGAAAGAACAACAAAGGTATAGCTAAAGTAGATTTTGTTGTTGAAACTTTTAACAATGTTATTCCTATTGAAGTAAAAGCTAATAAAGGAGATAGTTCTTCTTTAAATAAATTTTTAAGTGAGTTTAGAAATAAAAATGTTGCTTTTGGTATTAAACTTTCAAGAAACAATATAAGTTTTCAAAATGACATTTATACCATTCCATATTTCTTAGCTTTTAAATTAAAAGAGTTTATAAAACATATTGAAAAAAATTTATAA
- a CDS encoding thymidine kinase, whose product MYLKQSDGILEVITGPMFSGKTEELIKRIKILEIADIKTLVLKPKFDTRFSETEIVSRTGAKVIAKNIKKSSDIMKFWDPSYKAVAIDEINFLDEGILDVIDELVLKGVRVLCSGLDMDFLRRPFGVTPAILAIADHITKLKAVCMKCKSSAGFSFRKTNEQSLNSLGDDTYEARCRVCHIKGELKKKEDKK is encoded by the coding sequence ATGTATTTAAAACAAAGTGATGGGATTTTAGAAGTTATAACTGGCCCAATGTTCTCAGGTAAAACAGAAGAGCTTATTAAAAGAATTAAAATTTTAGAAATAGCAGATATTAAAACTTTAGTTCTTAAACCTAAATTTGATACTCGCTTTTCTGAAACAGAAATAGTAAGTAGAACAGGTGCAAAAGTTATAGCTAAAAATATTAAAAAATCAAGTGATATAATGAAATTTTGAGACCCTTCTTATAAAGCTGTTGCTATTGATGAAATTAACTTTTTAGATGAAGGCATTCTTGATGTTATTGATGAATTAGTTTTAAAAGGAGTTAGGGTTCTTTGCTCGGGACTTGATATGGATTTCTTAAGAAGACCTTTTGGTGTAACTCCTGCAATCTTAGCAATAGCAGATCACATTACAAAGCTAAAAGCGGTATGCATGAAATGTAAATCTAGTGCAGGTTTTAGTTTTAGAAAAACAAACGAACAATCATTAAATTCGCTTGGTGATGATACTTATGAAGCTCGTTGTAGAGTCTGCCACATCAAAGGTGAACTAAAGAAAAAAGAAGACAAAAAATAA
- a CDS encoding M17 family metallopeptidase produces MSLFTKLVNKATKDVLLQATFKDAKKIEYLIEKNNEITEYLSENKAYVYLGEESKLDFRTLERFFRSLSENSARNYCVDLASFATKNVSVADVVEAFTRAVYFVKASLYNEKAKDKDAKEFTLVPYVEKVTKEVEERLEKTLILAEATNYARNLQVTPPNICNSEYLADQIVKDFKQYKNLKVTVLNKKQIQDLKMGLLLSVNRGSVYEPRVVVIEYAGDPSSKEKTVLVGKGITFDSGGYSLKSPRNMLGMKFDMSGSVIVASTLKAIAQLKPKKNVSAIMCITDNRVNGDASLPDSVWKAMNGKSVEINNTDAEGRLVMADGLVYGATKLHATRLIDVATLTGAILIALGQTYTGIWATSEKAWEDISKAADNAHELVWRMPFDEAFSKGIKASKVADLKNTDLSGYGGSSSAAMFLKEFTEGVEYIHCDVAGTADINEVPQGVLVKTLTELALI; encoded by the coding sequence ATGTCACTTTTTACAAAATTAGTAAATAAAGCTACTAAAGATGTTTTATTGCAAGCAACTTTTAAAGATGCTAAAAAGATTGAATATTTAATCGAAAAAAACAACGAAATTACAGAATATCTTAGTGAAAACAAAGCTTATGTTTACTTAGGAGAAGAAAGCAAGTTAGATTTTAGAACTCTTGAAAGATTTTTTAGATCTTTAAGTGAAAATAGCGCACGTAACTATTGTGTTGATTTAGCTTCATTTGCAACAAAAAATGTTTCAGTTGCTGATGTTGTTGAAGCTTTTACAAGAGCAGTTTACTTTGTTAAAGCTTCTTTATACAATGAAAAAGCTAAAGATAAAGATGCTAAAGAATTTACTTTAGTTCCTTATGTAGAAAAAGTAACTAAAGAAGTTGAAGAAAGATTAGAAAAAACATTAATTTTAGCTGAAGCTACAAATTATGCTCGTAACTTACAAGTTACACCACCAAACATTTGCAACTCAGAATATTTAGCAGACCAAATTGTTAAAGATTTCAAACAATACAAAAACTTAAAAGTTACTGTTTTAAATAAAAAACAAATTCAAGACCTTAAAATGGGATTATTACTTTCAGTTAACAGAGGGTCAGTTTATGAACCACGTGTAGTTGTTATCGAATATGCTGGTGATCCTTCAAGTAAAGAAAAAACAGTTTTAGTCGGTAAAGGTATTACTTTTGACTCAGGTGGTTACTCACTTAAGAGTCCAAGAAACATGTTAGGTATGAAATTCGACATGTCAGGTAGTGTTATTGTTGCTTCAACATTAAAAGCTATCGCACAACTTAAACCTAAGAAAAATGTTTCAGCAATTATGTGTATTACAGACAACAGAGTTAATGGTGATGCTTCATTACCTGACTCAGTTTGAAAAGCAATGAATGGTAAAAGCGTTGAAATCAACAACACAGATGCTGAGGGTCGTTTAGTTATGGCTGATGGTTTAGTTTATGGAGCAACCAAACTTCATGCAACACGTTTAATTGACGTTGCTACATTAACTGGTGCTATTCTTATTGCTTTAGGTCAAACCTACACAGGTATTTGAGCAACAAGCGAAAAAGCTTGAGAAGATATTTCTAAAGCTGCAGACAATGCGCATGAATTAGTATGAAGAATGCCATTTGATGAAGCATTCTCAAAAGGAATCAAAGCTTCTAAAGTTGCTGATCTTAAAAACACAGACTTAAGCGGTTATGGTGGATCAAGCTCAGCTGCTATGTTCTTAAAAGAATTTACAGAAGGCGTTGAATACATCCACTGTGATGTCGCAGGTACAGCAGACATTAATGAAGTGCCACAAGGTGTTTTAGTCAAAACACTTACAGAGCTTGCTTTAATTTAA
- a CDS encoding PhoU domain-containing protein codes for MPINYTILKKSEDNLRKMFFDYLDQAYQMHLKLTELISIYQNKIDIEGLFLEINNREKQSDLTQVNTIEELLWDISKDQPLLSHLRWYICVLTSSGDIERICDYLYFMARFFYQNKKIPQEVVNAALAMNIELSKIFKEYSSRLQDEKSTKEFFKEFQKQKVEYKQFCDKEIKKMARKLTKNDEYSNEIIIKFSFELHSYYRVVERLENIIENLIFIHDTDFFRKKLENEEMF; via the coding sequence ATGCCAATAAATTACACTATATTAAAGAAGAGCGAAGATAACTTAAGAAAAATGTTTTTTGATTACTTAGACCAAGCATATCAAATGCATCTTAAATTAACTGAACTTATTTCAATATATCAAAACAAAATTGATATTGAAGGCTTATTTTTAGAAATCAATAATCGTGAAAAACAAAGCGACTTAACTCAAGTAAATACCATTGAAGAATTGCTTTGAGACATTTCAAAAGACCAACCTTTATTAAGCCACTTGCGTTGATATATTTGTGTTTTAACTTCTTCAGGAGACATTGAGAGAATTTGTGATTACCTCTATTTTATGGCCAGATTCTTCTATCAAAACAAAAAAATTCCTCAAGAGGTTGTTAATGCTGCTTTAGCTATGAATATAGAATTAAGCAAAATTTTTAAAGAATATAGTAGCCGTCTTCAAGATGAAAAAAGTACTAAAGAATTCTTCAAAGAATTCCAAAAACAAAAAGTAGAATACAAACAATTCTGTGATAAAGAGATCAAAAAAATGGCTCGTAAATTAACCAAAAATGATGAGTATTCTAACGAAATAATTATTAAGTTTTCTTTTGAATTGCACTCATATTATCGTGTAGTTGAAAGACTAGAAAATATCATTGAAAATTTGATTTTCATTCATGATACAGATTTCTTTAGAAAGAAATTGGAAAATGAAGAAATGTTTTAA
- a CDS encoding phosphate ABC transporter ATP-binding protein — MEKNTIFKLESVNFWYNKKGKQILKNINLEFKENETVALIGPSGCGKSTTIKLLNRIHGPQAGNYLEGKVEYLNQDLFSKKFINDIELRKQVGMIFQQPSVFPLSIYDNVAIGLRNIGIRDKKILDQKVQEALERAALYDEVKDKIKENAEALSGGQKQRLAIARAIALSPKVLLMDEPTSALDPIATQKIENLILDLKNDYTIILVTHSMAQAQRVSDKTAFFLAGELIEINSTRNIFTKPLKEETKDYIMGKIG, encoded by the coding sequence ATGGAAAAAAATACAATTTTTAAATTAGAAAGTGTTAACTTTTGATACAACAAAAAAGGTAAACAAATTCTAAAAAATATCAATCTAGAATTCAAAGAAAACGAAACAGTTGCTTTAATTGGGCCTAGTGGTTGTGGCAAGAGTACAACTATTAAACTTTTGAATCGAATTCATGGGCCACAAGCTGGAAATTATCTAGAAGGTAAAGTTGAATACTTAAATCAAGATCTCTTTAGCAAAAAATTTATTAATGATATTGAATTAAGAAAGCAAGTCGGAATGATATTTCAACAGCCAAGTGTTTTCCCTCTTTCTATTTATGATAATGTTGCTATTGGACTAAGAAATATTGGAATTAGAGATAAAAAAATATTAGACCAAAAAGTGCAAGAAGCTTTAGAAAGAGCTGCACTTTATGATGAAGTTAAAGATAAAATTAAAGAAAATGCAGAAGCATTAAGCGGTGGTCAAAAGCAAAGATTAGCTATTGCTCGAGCAATAGCGCTAAGTCCAAAAGTACTTTTAATGGATGAACCTACTAGTGCGCTAGATCCAATTGCAACTCAAAAAATAGAGAACTTAATTTTAGATTTAAAAAATGATTACACCATTATTTTAGTAACTCACTCAATGGCTCAAGCTCAGAGAGTTAGTGATAAAACTGCATTCTTTTTAGCAGGTGAATTAATTGAAATTAATAGCACTAGAAACATATTTACTAAACCACTTAAAGAAGAAACAAAAGACTACATTATGGGAAAGATAGGATAG
- a CDS encoding ABC transporter permease subunit, giving the protein MQKTLKNENKNKSLKYISLVMSLLALAVLVTFVAFIFFKSLLSWKEFGVKIFYFDYKIAGVKGGLYFPLLTSLIICILVLFISCPISLRVAILIIYRNKNYKAYRIFKFIALILSALPSVLYGLFGLVPLTWMNKNIFNMENGTNLFNATMVLSLMCIPTMINSLLLQFEKVDLCLKLSGSAIGLSESKVIYKIIKKSLNKKIFLIYISSFARVIGESAALMFILNSNNYSENFTNIKKFFNSSLRPLSVFINANFFAENGGDATRSYMFNLAFVLLIVITLINAAIIIIVNLKVKKPKWLDKFKTWQEIKDFLLKKDKNYKTINILYTINKWFWEIVALTFVLIFYSWFAIDLFYRVLNYLALGKIDAETNVGNFRALFNTLYISLVAILITFPFAFLVTIYFVEFNKSKKAKLVFDNFISVMTSMPALLFGVFGSAIFLGTFQLALGGKTSNSLLAGALAISVMLFAFSCRWIKEALEIVDQSVVTSAAALGLSESSILFKIKLPKIWPNLLNIIILMLAKIFSETTPFILTSGLSNSKHISLLLFGQTLTTRMNAQLSLPSAYSIPTMYYCAMMSFVTIVILFSLSEFVIPKLSKLKRKH; this is encoded by the coding sequence ATGCAAAAAACACTGAAGAATGAAAATAAAAATAAATCTTTAAAATATATTTCATTAGTGATGAGCCTTTTAGCTCTTGCTGTTTTAGTTACCTTTGTTGCTTTTATCTTCTTTAAATCATTATTAAGCTGAAAAGAATTTGGTGTAAAAATCTTTTATTTTGATTATAAAATCGCAGGAGTTAAAGGTGGTTTATATTTCCCATTATTAACTAGTTTGATAATTTGCATATTGGTTTTATTTATTAGTTGTCCTATTTCTTTGAGGGTTGCAATCTTAATAATTTATCGAAATAAAAACTATAAAGCTTATCGAATATTTAAATTTATAGCTTTAATTTTAAGTGCTTTGCCTTCTGTTTTATATGGGCTTTTTGGTTTAGTGCCTTTGACTTGAATGAACAAAAATATATTTAATATGGAAAATGGGACAAACTTATTTAATGCCACAATGGTCTTAAGTTTAATGTGCATTCCAACTATGATCAATTCATTATTATTGCAATTTGAAAAAGTTGATTTATGTCTAAAACTCTCAGGTAGTGCTATTGGTTTAAGTGAATCAAAAGTAATTTATAAAATAATTAAAAAGTCATTAAACAAAAAAATATTTTTAATTTATATTAGCTCTTTTGCCAGAGTTATCGGTGAATCAGCTGCTTTAATGTTTATTTTAAATAGCAATAATTATTCAGAAAATTTTACAAATATTAAGAAATTTTTTAACTCTTCATTGCGTCCTCTTTCAGTATTTATTAATGCTAATTTCTTTGCTGAAAATGGTGGCGATGCAACTAGAAGTTACATGTTTAATTTAGCTTTTGTTCTATTAATTGTGATAACTTTAATTAATGCTGCAATCATTATTATTGTTAATTTAAAAGTCAAAAAACCTAAGTGATTAGACAAGTTTAAAACATGACAAGAAATCAAAGATTTCCTGTTGAAAAAAGATAAAAATTATAAAACTATAAATATTTTATATACTATAAACAAGTGGTTTTGGGAAATTGTTGCTTTAACTTTTGTCTTAATATTTTACTCGTGATTTGCTATTGATCTTTTTTATCGAGTCTTAAATTATTTAGCTTTAGGCAAAATTGATGCTGAAACAAATGTGGGCAACTTTAGAGCTTTATTTAACACTTTATATATCTCTTTAGTAGCAATTTTAATAACCTTCCCTTTTGCTTTTTTAGTAACAATTTATTTTGTTGAATTTAACAAAAGCAAAAAAGCAAAATTAGTATTTGATAACTTCATTTCAGTTATGACTTCAATGCCTGCTTTACTTTTTGGTGTCTTTGGTTCAGCTATCTTTTTAGGAACATTTCAATTGGCTTTAGGTGGTAAAACCAGTAACTCACTTTTAGCTGGAGCTTTAGCAATTAGCGTTATGTTATTTGCCTTCAGCTGTCGCTGAATTAAAGAAGCTCTAGAAATAGTTGATCAAAGTGTAGTAACTAGTGCAGCTGCTTTAGGACTCAGCGAAAGTTCAATTTTATTCAAAATAAAATTACCTAAAATTTGGCCTAATCTTTTAAATATTATTATTTTAATGCTGGCTAAAATCTTTTCAGAAACAACACCATTTATTTTAACTAGCGGACTAAGTAATTCAAAACATATTAGCTTATTATTATTTGGCCAAACATTAACAACTAGAATGAATGCTCAATTATCATTACCTTCTGCTTACTCAATTCCAACTATGTACTACTGTGCTATGATGTCATTTGTGACAATAGTTATCCTCTTTTCATTATCAGAATTTGTGATTCCAAAATTAAGCAAATTAAAAAGAAAACATTAG
- a CDS encoding phosphate ABC transporter, with translation MKKKKNLLRALAPIYSLPLVTFTTSCNFSVISFKGSSSMIQYLNDISKELGYEYEMNIVGGGSGTGLSQLIHGKTDFASISKDPRFGLNSSKKKQAKKEYLENQLKTFLVAKENVAFVLKLPKSKIQLSSGEVEAKDLNVYFNKNNWRILLESFGGQEQLTLADITLNNDSKLKEFNITPFYKSGGANFSGTAEALSKQNPFLDIKPSEKAAKFLEDTSDKPKYDVKLENDSSNEFWMSMKHYDKPCLGFFTLDFIKKNIEEFKRYNCLVLSYLNPDNNKYYSPLNDRELFDYVWNRGFYLVIGLKKNYKKELKFLYTIFDPKNKAKIQKVYSKNALTFPTNDEIITNFNLRDMSEFKWPEIMDKVKPDTKFD, from the coding sequence ATGAAAAAAAAGAAAAATCTTTTGCGAGCACTTGCCCCAATTTATTCCCTACCCTTAGTTACTTTTACAACCTCTTGTAACTTTTCAGTTATTAGTTTCAAGGGTTCAAGTAGCATGATTCAGTATTTAAATGATATTTCTAAAGAATTAGGTTATGAATATGAAATGAATATTGTAGGAGGAGGCAGTGGCACTGGCCTAAGTCAATTAATTCATGGCAAAACTGATTTTGCTTCAATAAGTAAAGATCCACGTTTTGGTTTGAATTCGTCAAAGAAAAAACAAGCTAAAAAAGAATATTTAGAAAATCAACTTAAGACTTTTTTAGTTGCAAAAGAAAATGTTGCTTTTGTACTTAAACTTCCTAAATCAAAGATTCAATTATCAAGTGGAGAAGTTGAAGCAAAAGATTTAAATGTTTATTTTAACAAAAATAATTGAAGAATATTATTAGAATCTTTTGGTGGTCAAGAACAATTGACTTTAGCTGATATTACTTTAAATAATGATTCTAAATTAAAAGAATTTAACATTACTCCTTTTTATAAATCAGGAGGAGCAAACTTCAGCGGAACAGCTGAAGCTTTATCAAAACAAAATCCTTTTCTTGATATTAAACCAAGTGAAAAAGCAGCTAAATTTTTAGAAGATACAAGTGATAAACCAAAGTATGATGTCAAATTAGAAAATGATTCAAGTAATGAATTTTGAATGTCAATGAAGCATTATGATAAACCATGTTTAGGCTTTTTTACCTTAGATTTTATTAAGAAAAATATAGAAGAGTTCAAACGATATAATTGCTTAGTTTTAAGTTATTTGAATCCTGATAATAACAAATATTATAGTCCTTTAAATGATCGTGAATTATTTGATTATGTATGAAATAGAGGTTTCTATTTAGTCATAGGTTTAAAGAAAAATTATAAAAAAGAATTGAAGTTTTTATATACAATATTTGATCCAAAAAACAAAGCAAAAATCCAAAAAGTTTATTCAAAAAATGCATTAACTTTTCCAACAAATGATGAAATAATTACAAATTTTAATTTAAGAGACATGTCAGAATTTAAATGACCAGAAATCATGGATAAAGTCAAACCAGATACAAAATTTGATTAA
- the hprK gene encoding HPr(Ser) kinase/phosphatase: MRKRKINIKEIIKEFELTICNEECDPIYRDVQEPAIKRLGLELSGQIENTRYSRNIICWGTSESIFFTKKGKEEAINILARVLKEEPPLVILSKGVRELPKKWILKVCNKYRIPVFSTENSSTSIISASIGTYLSEKYSEEVQVHGCLVLIGGVGVLIVGPSGSGKSEATLELIQRGHIFVSDDAVLVKLVGNTYYGKSPAITKNFLEARGIGLIDMKYTYGVKSVTDNCEIDLVVELVSNQTEEAKNLDRLGLSDLKFPILDGALPKIEIPVKDGSSAASLIEAAVSTFLARKDGIDVLKQIQERGEKEHEL, from the coding sequence ATGAGAAAAAGAAAAATAAATATTAAAGAAATTATTAAGGAATTCGAACTAACAATTTGTAATGAAGAATGTGATCCTATTTACCGAGATGTTCAAGAACCTGCGATTAAAAGATTAGGTTTAGAATTATCAGGTCAAATTGAAAACACTCGTTATTCAAGAAATATTATTTGTTGAGGTACGAGTGAATCAATTTTCTTTACAAAAAAAGGTAAAGAAGAAGCTATCAACATTTTAGCTCGAGTCCTTAAAGAAGAACCGCCTTTAGTTATTCTTTCAAAAGGGGTTAGAGAGTTACCTAAAAAATGAATTTTAAAGGTTTGCAACAAATATAGAATACCGGTTTTCTCAACTGAAAACTCATCTACATCAATCATTTCAGCTTCTATTGGAACATATTTAAGTGAAAAATATTCCGAAGAAGTTCAAGTTCATGGTTGTTTAGTTTTAATCGGTGGTGTTGGAGTTTTAATTGTTGGACCAAGTGGTTCAGGTAAAAGTGAAGCAACCCTAGAATTAATTCAGAGAGGTCATATTTTTGTTAGTGATGATGCTGTTTTAGTAAAGCTTGTTGGTAATACCTATTATGGTAAAAGTCCTGCTATTACTAAAAACTTTTTGGAAGCTAGAGGTATTGGTTTGATTGATATGAAATATACTTATGGAGTTAAGTCAGTAACTGATAATTGTGAAATTGATTTAGTTGTTGAATTAGTAAGTAACCAAACAGAAGAAGCAAAAAATTTAGATCGCTTAGGTCTTTCAGATCTTAAGTTTCCAATTTTAGATGGAGCTTTACCTAAGATTGAAATTCCAGTTAAAGATGGTTCAAGTGCTGCTAGCTTAATCGAAGCAGCCGTAAGTACTTTCTTAGCAAGAAAAGATGGAATCGATGTTTTAAAACAAATACAAGAGAGAGGAGAAAAAGAACATGAATTATAA
- the lgt gene encoding prolipoprotein diacylglyceryl transferase, with translation MNYKYELSPIPANTHTPLFHIGNWPIQVYSLTIMLGMLASILTIVIFWQREKYKWEILLTLILITIPSAIIGARLWDLVQEAIYNPNYNWKNWYKIWEGGLSIQGGVVLAFVLDMIYVYTKRDLVDIRKVASIIIPTILIGQVIGRWGNYANHEVYGKIDPTGASCEIWGRNFAQNMFISDDISKGAYRYPLFLYESLANLVGYIVLVWIINQFGLLKPGSNASLYFVWYGLVRLAMEPLREDQYHMYTITSIVFIGLGGLAFVFFEFFNPTHYVRVWRKGRFQYGYAHPEKYIQWIEKTRIFKTKKVSQ, from the coding sequence ATGAATTATAAATATGAATTATCGCCAATTCCAGCGAATACTCATACACCATTATTTCATATTGGTAATTGACCAATTCAAGTTTATTCATTAACTATTATGCTAGGTATGTTGGCTTCTATTTTGACAATTGTTATTTTTTGACAAAGAGAAAAATATAAATGAGAAATTCTTTTAACTCTTATTTTAATTACAATTCCTTCCGCTATTATTGGTGCCCGTCTTTGAGACTTAGTCCAAGAAGCAATTTATAATCCAAACTATAACTGGAAGAATTGATACAAAATCTGAGAAGGTGGTTTAAGTATCCAAGGTGGTGTTGTCTTGGCCTTTGTACTTGACATGATTTATGTTTATACCAAAAGAGATCTAGTTGACATTCGTAAAGTTGCTTCAATTATTATTCCAACAATTCTAATTGGTCAAGTTATTGGACGTTGAGGTAATTACGCTAACCATGAGGTTTATGGAAAAATAGATCCTACTGGAGCAAGTTGTGAAATTTGAGGAAGAAATTTTGCCCAAAACATGTTTATTAGCGATGATATTTCAAAAGGCGCTTATCGTTATCCTCTCTTCTTATATGAATCTCTTGCTAACTTAGTTGGTTACATTGTTTTAGTATGAATTATTAACCAATTTGGTTTATTAAAACCAGGTTCAAATGCTTCATTATACTTTGTGTGATATGGTCTTGTCCGTTTAGCAATGGAACCATTGCGTGAAGACCAATACCACATGTATACAATAACCTCTATTGTATTTATTGGTTTAGGTGGTTTAGCTTTTGTCTTCTTTGAATTCTTCAATCCAACTCACTATGTTCGTGTTTGAAGAAAGGGCAGATTCCAATATGGTTATGCTCATCCTGAAAAATATATCCAATGAATTGAAAAAACAAGAATTTTTAAAACTAAAAAAGTAAGCCAATAA